A region of the Myripristis murdjan chromosome 10, fMyrMur1.1, whole genome shotgun sequence genome:
GCCCTTTTCATTTCAGTATTGTCTGCCGATACCAACAAGTGATGCGGGAGCCAGCTGACCAATGGCAGCGCAGAGCTCCCAGCGGGCCTGCCCACAGCACCTTTTAGGATGGGGCTTTCCACAACTCAGCACCTTGCACTTCAGTTTTCTGAGGAACCTGTCTGGCATTGCAGCTTCCTTATTTACAGTGCTATTTCACAGGCTCTCCGTCCAGCTGCTGTTCATTTGCCcagaggcagcagagaaaaCTTCCCAGAGAAATGGACCACAATCAGGATGATGCTCCTCTGGCTGGAAGCCGGGCAGGCAGTGAGGAGGCCCTTGTTACCCATGCAACACCCGGAGGGTGAGCTATGAACTCAAGATACACctaactttgttttttgttttttgttttttgtttttttttcatctataaAAAACAATAGCCAATTGCTTAAAAGTAACTCTTTTGTTTAATCTTTGCTAATACCATTCCATGCTGCATATAGTATAGCTATTTTTAATACCTGAATGTcttactgtaaatgtaaatacaatgaATCACACTTCTTGGAGACAGTCAACAAATCACAGTTAAAACCTATTTTACATGATGACTCATATGGTATAGGCAATAATTAGGTTAATGCAAGCATTAGACATTTCTGTAATAATTACAGCGTAGTTTTTGCACTGTAACCTTTTTATAAACTGTTAGGAACTGTCCCAATAATGCATGTCTGCAAAACATGTATAAAAATTAGTTGGTAGAAATATGTTATTGTCACTTCCCCTTGCACTTGGGGAAGTCCTCTGCCTAGCAATTCATGACGCGCCCCATGCCATTGGCTGATAATGATGAGTGCGCACATAAAAATCTACTGTATTTGCATATTAGCCTCTAGTAAAAATAGTTTTGGATCAAAACCAGACTGACTTAAACATAAAGTTGTTTTCCTTCtcttacatatatatatttttaacttatttatttatttttagttatatttagttgtttgttgtttggttgtttgtgtaATGCCATGATTCCATGTCCAAGGATATGGACATGGAATCTTGCTGTTTTGGACTTTCCAAAAGGTAAATCAAAATGCCGACATATAATTTGAAAATCTCAGTTATAAGTCAATTTAATGGCTTAGAAGCTCCTTTAAAAGTTACTGCACCACTTCCTGCTTGGCTCTCTGTGAATTTGTGCCTCACATTGTCGCTGTTTCTCACACTTCTTGTCCCTTTTCATGCTATTTCAACCTATTTAAGttgacatgcattttttttccatctatctCCTCCCTGTGGGTGACTAGGGGCTCCAACAGCCGTGCGCTGAAGGTGGCGGGGCTGACCACCCTGGCGGTTCTGCTGCTGGCCAGCCAGGTTTTCACCGCCTACACCGTCTTTAACCAGAAGTCCGAGATCCACAAGCTGCAGAAGAATTCAGACAACATGCGCAGAGACATAGCCCGCAAAGTCCAGGGTAAGGAGGGGCAAGCAGGAAATGTGGAAAAGAACagcaacatgaaatgaaaatatgtttggAATGATAAAATGATCAGCTGGGGAAACCGAGTACAGCGCTGGTGCAAATGGTGGCACTTGGTAGCATTTGTATTTATAGAGATGCAAGGTTTGAGAGCGCTTATATCATCAGAAATGTATCATCAGCCAACGGTAATCTTCAtcagatgagaggaggaagaaggagggacagaggtagagagagaagtgagagttAACTGGAATGAGGAACACTGTACAGAGAGACTAAATTATGTGTGGTGAATCACAGAGGGAGAATTCTTCCGTGTGCTTATGACTGTATTATTTTGACTGTAAAAACTGAGACTTTACCATCACAGCTACTGTCTGTTTGAATTATGCTGTGAATGTTGGTTTAATGATCAGCTTATCAACTTGGTTTTTAGTGTGAGTTTGGTAGGTTTAGCTCAGcttgtttaattttaatttttttttttttttttttgagtttttgtgagGGGTTATGTTTCGTAAAGGTGTTATGACACATTCAGAACAGGTCTGGTATATGTTTGCAACagatgtgatttgatttgaggtTTTAACATAGGCTTGTTTTATCTACAATTTTATCCACAAGGTTAATTTTCAGTCCGTGTTTTTTCAGTCGACGACGGTGATTTTTAACccagtttcagttttagttcGCAGAGGTAACTTGATGCCGGGCAGCTTTGAGCAGCAAGCTTCAGCAGACAGGTTTACCAGTTTGGCCTTTGTTCCCTGCAGTGGCTCCGATGCAGATGCACATGCCCATGAGCAACCTGCCCCTGCTGACGGACTTCGACTCTGATGACGACTCAAAGACGAGCGAGACATCCTTGGCTGTAGGTTTGCTTCCTGAAACAGCTCTAATTACACCGTCAAGATCACCTAGAAATCTAGTCTTGTGTGGTGTTTAATGTCTGACATCACTTTGGATCTCAAAATTGGAACATGTAATGTGAGAATTAATCTGTTACGGCCTCACCAACCAAAGGCTCTTTCCCGGAGACCGAAAACATAACACAGACGCCAAACAACTTCTAACTTAaccaaatcatttattttttttaatcaatttaaacCACTTAAAGGGTTaaaggaaacacaaacaaaaaggagaTGGAGATCCCGGCcgaaaagaacaaaagaagggAATTTGCTGGGCCAGCCACGCAATGGGCCATCGGACCCAGCTCATTCCCcctaaaaagtaaaaaaaaaaaaaaaaaaaaaaacagttcccaacttattcaaaataaaacccgAAAACTAGACCGCCGGAAATCTCTATTCCTTGAAATTTGAATGTAAGGACAGTCTTGTTTATTATCCCGGTTTTTGATTTGACCCGTCTCTCCCGTCCCACCAGAAGCAGCAGGACACCGCCACTGTTGATGTggagaaggaggtgaaggaTCTCTTGCAGGTATGTTGCACTCACTATCCTGTAACACCGTCACCTCGCTATCCGAAAACCATCCCTGTCAGCTCTTGTTGTGAGCTGTCATCACTAACCCGATGTTACGCTTTGACCAGAATTCCCCGCTGCCCCACTTCAATGAGACCTTCCTGGCCAACCTGCAGGGCCTGCAGAAGCAGATGAATGAGAGCGAATGGCAGGTGATGCCACACTCCTATGCAGACTCTGAAATGTGTAAagttaaatcttgttttttattgaaCCTGTATGTAAACATTTTTTGCTTTCCTCAGAGCTTTGAGACCTGGATGCGTTATTGGCTGATCTTCCAGATGGCCCAGGAGAAGCCCCCTGCACCTACACCAGGTTATTACAGTCAATCTACCTGTCAATCTTATCCTGAGCATCCATAAGATTCATTTCTTTAGATTACCAGAAAATGTACTCAGTAGTAATACGAGCAAGGGCCATGGTCATCAGGCaataaccctttatagggcactcattgaaatactgtaaataaaaaaaaacaaccctagactgttgtTAGTGAATATGACatgagtttattatttttataaaaaaaaaaaaaaaaaaaaagatttcattttcctaatcaaatcaaagccaatgagattggtcaaatgccacaatcatgtgacctgggatgtagagcgatctttgctgattggctgggtgaagaccaaatgattattgaactaactgagacaggggatgggcctgatatgtaaaatttttgaaattaccaaaaatagtcacttgccctataaagggatAACAATATTCATGTAACACAGAAATACACCTTGCAGCCTTGTTTTGATGCCTTTACATGTTACTTCTTTCATCTTTCccattgtgttgtgtgtacattatcatacaaggatacaaggatacaaggatacaaggaagtttatttgtcattatacaacaggttgaataatgaaattaaagtgtggttccctcttgattgattaattgattgtatagaaaataaaatcatactaaattaattaactaaCACTTAATACTTCATTaagcattaaaatattttttgtgactCAAAGACAAAGTGGGGCGAGAggggatttttttattattagagCAGTTAGTGTGGAGCCTTTCAGGCTTTCTAAAGGAAATGACAGCAAAAGCcagttaaaataaaagtaaatatgaGACAAGAGACCTGAAAAGTAACCCAGCCGGTTGGTCAAACCTACATTCAGCCTGGACCCCTGTGTTCAGCTTATCGATGACACGAGTCTTTAATGTCCCGATGTCTTCTGCCCTTCTTCCGTCCCTCAGCCGTGACCATGACCAAGTGCCAGATGGAGGCGGCTGCAATTCAAGGCGTGAAGCCCGGTTTCTTCAAGCCCCAGTGTGATGAGCAGGGCCGCTACAAGCCCATGCAGTGCTGGCACAGCACCGGCTTCTGCTGGTGCGTGGACAAGAACGGCAACCCCATCGAGGGCACCAGCATGCGTGGCAGACCTCAGTGTACAGGCCAAGGTAGGACAGCCTCTGTGTCTTTGCGCACACAGACATTATGAATGAGAACAGTGTCTGAGTCGATGtttcgtgttttttttccccctcattttctgctcattttcctTCTCAGTGCCTCGCCGCATGATGGCTGCCCCCAGGATGATGCAGCTGAAGTCTTACAGCAAGGATGGTGAGTGTCTCAGATTAGCTTCCAAACATCAACAGAGCatgatttgtttttgctcagtttttttCACAAGCCTTTATTGGCAGATGCGCAGACAGACGCACATGATCaatccttctttctctttccagaTGAGAACTAAACCAACGTGGCTGGTTGTCTCTCTTCATCAGGCAGTCTCAGCAGACACATCAGTATCTTCTCACAGGCACCCTTTCTCAGTAATGCTGTTTGTGATTCATTAATCAGCGCTATTTAATCTGTGAAATTTAGCCTTATTACTATTCtcattttcatgaaatgaaattaacagAAGCCTGTTACATTgagttctgtttttctcttccttaATAGGCTTAGTTTGAGGTATTTGGTATATGGTATATGGTATATGATGCGGCATTTGAGTGTTCAACCTGTGTGACCGTATACAGCCTTGTGTTGAAGTGATTTCTTCACAGTGTTGAATGAGAGAGCTAAATAAAGTATGCTGCTTCCCTAACAGCTTAAAACTAATTGTGAAATGAATTTTAAAGCCAGCACTGAAATAAACCTGATCAGCTTGAGCATACCTGATTAGTTATGGCGAATTTGCTCGCTTCTTTTTGGGGTGGTGTATGTTTAAAGTatgagattttgttttgtttttctatctaCTGACAATGAACTGCAGTCAATTAACAGAATAACAAAATATGCATTGTGCTTCGGTGTAGCAGAACAGCTGCCGATGTTTTGCCGCAGCGCAGGAATGAGCAGAAAACCCTATTTAATAAATAAGCTTTTTAGCCTCTTGCATCTGTCTCTGTTCGAATATTGCACGATTGCACAAAGCATGATTTTAGAGAGACGCTCTCTGCCAGAAATGATTTCATGACAACCTATTCCAAGTCCTTCATGTATCCCAGTTTCCCAAAGCTATCCTTGTTCTAAGATTGTCTTtaaggaaagacagaaaagagatgCAAAACCGCCAAGCTGGCACTCAGTCCAGAACTTAAAATGAGGTCATATCTTTTAAACTAAAATAGCCGTAAAATTATAGGCATATCCAACAGGGACCACATTACATTCTCTCTCAAATGACCCCCACAGTGGTATTTTCACAGTCCTTGGCCCAGCTTCAGGAGCCGCTGGTGCAAGGGCCGAGTTTCCAGCTGGAGGACGTATAGCTGCCAGGGCAACTTGGATCTCCAGAGAGACGGGACCGTGGGTTTGAGAGGGCCGAGGGCCCAGAGGCTGTCCCGCTAGCTCTCCCTGGTGACGACATGCAAACATGAACATAGTTATGAGACGCTTTTGGTAACACCAGCTTTGCTTAAAGGAAGCCTAACATCTGTCCTAAGACAACAATCCTCCTCGTTCTTGGGATTTTTAAGGGAGATGTGGGGAGAAGAGAAGTGAAAAGTgaattttatctatctatctatctaaactaGAGTGTAAGCTGTTTTAAATCTGCATgatactgactttttttcatatataatgaaatttgaatgaaattataataaattttTAGTGCTGATCAAAGTCTAGACCATGAGATCATGTTAGTTTAATGAATATAACAGCTTTGTTGGCTCCATTTAGCAGACGGTACTGTATATAAAGCAGTTTGGCAGGACATATGTATAGAGTGAAGTACTGTGAAATTTCAAATATActggaaaacattaaaaactatTCATTAACAGTGATGTAAGGTTCtcaatttttgttcattatGCTTTCAGGGAATATAGGGAGCAATGTTTGTATGAATTTGTGGAAATGGCAGACCTCTCCCTCCAGCTCTGTCTAAATGTCAAATTAGTCTACGTTTTATCTGAGACATTCTCTCATCTCAGGATCTGAGGCGTTCTCATGTATCCCTGGTTGTTCCTGACCGTGAGCATGAATGAGACCGTGGAGTGGCCACTTCACTTTGAGGCTTTGGCAACAATGAGACCCATTCTGTGGGTGTCCAAAGCCCCAGAAATGTAATGATTTGTTTTCAGGCGCTGGAGTTGCACTTGAGGAATGGTTAGATATTGGAGAATAAGTCCTTAGACAGGATATCCCCAGATATATAAAGTAATCTTCAACAATGTCAGGATGTCCTTCATATCCCTGTCAGCACTGATCCCACTTCCCCCATTACTTCACATTCCACTGCCCACCATTTTTTGCGTCTCATGACCTGAAGTGTCTCAGTGTGAGGGACTACAGCTGCACCTCCCAGCGGGCACTGTGCACACTCCCGGGTCTCGCTCCTGCTTTCGCCAAACTCCATGTCAGTGGGAGCAATTTCTCTATGTTCCACTACTACCCCCGCTGCTCTCAGGTAATGAGGACCCTTCAGGATGATGAATTTATCCCACACAAGGATTACCAAGGTTGGCTCGCTCTTCCCAACATCACTGGAAGCACTGGGTCTTAGTTATAATGCTTCGGAGGCATCGAAACAGTCGACCGCAGCGCCTAAAGCAGCTCTCTCTGTCATAAAAGCACTTCTTTCCTCCCGAGCTGACCTGTCTGAGCTCCTGGAGCTCGAGGTGAAAGGTAACCCACTGACTGTCACGTCTGATGGGACTGAGACAGGAGTCATCGTCTTCTGAAGCAGCTCCCACTTCTCCATGCAGGTGGGAGCCCTGCAGGGCCACTGTGCCCTGAGGGAGAGCATCATTTTGATGAAGCACATGAACAGTGTTTCTGTGGACTGACTGGCCTGAGGGTTTGTGTGCCACACCAGCGGCCCAACAAGGGACCGAGCCGGCTGACATTCTGCCTGGTGAAGGATGTGCGCAGCCTACCAGTGGGACATATTAGATTACTGTCATGCCTGATTTATCGTCTTTGATGTTCACAGGAGACAGCGTCCTTGTTTGTAATAATATGGAGTATTATTAACGAGTGAACTAGATTCTGATGACACTGTCGCGAACACACTCTTCCCGGTTTAATAttgcaacattttcatatatcAAGATGGCAAGATTTGGCCGCATTCCACCCTGATGAATCACATTAATATAGATTTAAGCAATTCATGCTTGCTTGTAATGTTTTATTAGTCCTATCCTGTAGCGTggcattttccaaaaatgacACGATGAAGAACAGATGCCCTTGTCGTTTCCACAAAGAATTATCGATCCACAGTTTTGAACGGTTGTGATCTTTTCGTCCATCTTGGCAACAGTAACAGTACCCGTGTCACTCAGACCAGTGAAAGTAGAGTCTGTCACATTAATAATTCAGATCGGTGTAATCAATCCAGATGGCCTGGTGGTAATGGTAGAAATAAGCATGGGCTGGCCACAGACATCTTCCTCTATGAACATGGATACACCAGTAAGTACCAGCAGCCATTCACAGTTCAAGTAGAGAGCATAGCAGTGTTTCAGGGAGTTGAAAAACTGTCCCATGCAagatcattgtgtgtgtgtctgatcgTCTTTCTCCTACTGGACAGATAATACCTGAGGAAGCTGTGAGAGCGGCGGTTGTTCTTACACCAGGTAAAGTGAGGACAAAAATGTAACCTCTGTAAATTTGGACTGCAGTCCCCGGGTGCATTCACCTCCAACTGTCActgtgcttctttttttttcatattcgcAGACACAGAGGGTAAAGGTTGCGTAGTAATTAGTGAGGACAGGCGTAGTTTGGACTACAAAACAGCAAACGATGAGGTAAAACATTTGCATATAACCAGAGCTCATTACCTCGGATCAGGATAAGTcatttctctgctttgatgGCTCTAATGTGACATGTGTTCTTCAATTAGGAAACTAAGTCTTTCTCATTCGATCAAGTTGCCGCTGTAGACAGCATGCAGGTATGGACAAACATCAGCAATGTACACCAGCCTAACTGTACTACATGAGGTATACTAGTGAGACTAAATGTTCCTATTTATGAATATAAATCTCCAGACATTACACATAgagctcctccagcctctcaCTGAGTCCATATCCTGTGGTTATAATGGAGCACTGCTGATTGGGGGAACCTCCAGGACAGAGAAGACGGGCGCTCTGATCGACCATGGCGTCATCAAACAGGTGGCAGCAGAGTGGCAGCTTTGTCTTATTACTGCTGTAattgtataataataatgatcataatgaAATATGCTGACTCCATCTTCGTTTAGATTTTGACAGATTTGTTTAGTCGTGTATCATCACAAGTGAAAGAGGAATCGTTCATCTCTGTGTCTTTCATTCAGGTATGTCCCTCTACATTGTTTAAAACCCAGTTTAGTCACAATATGGCAGTAACTCTTGCTTTTGTCTGGGTTAGTTTTACCCAGATGGCAGTGCTCTGGATGTCCTGAACCCCAAACGACTCCCTTTAAATCCAGTGTCTCACCCAGTCCTCGGATGGTGAGCAATAAACTCGCATTAGAGTGTGCACGCAACATTAATACATCTGGTTTATAAGGGTATGACATTGAATCCATGAGCTTCCTTCCTGTCTCAGTCTTGTAGGAGGgatgtgtgaggtgtgtgtgtgctcagcagAGGAGGCCTATGCTCTTTACGaaacaggcagggagacacTCAAAGCCAATCCAGCCACTATTTCTAGCAGGTATGTCACTTAGAGCACAGGTCAAGCAAACTCTGGCCAGATAATCCATTCACTCAGTTACTTTGAAAGGCTTAATTACGGCAGCTGATCACAATCCACTTAAGCCTATTGTGTATTTAACCACAGGATGAGTAATTGGGTCGCTGTGCCTCCTTTTCAGGCTGTTGTACGCAGTGTCGCTCAAGTGGCCCTCTCCTGAAAATTTGTGATTGAGCCAATGTGCCTGTGCGCATAAATTcatgtgtctttatgtgtgttcATGATGCGTGTGTTCTTCAGATGTAGCTCCCTGTTCTCAGTGGCTGTTGAGTGGAGAGTAAAGTCGGAGAATGTGGAGTCTGAGTTCTGTCGCAGCAGACTGCAGCTGTTCAGCCTGGCAGGAGGAGCCAGCATGACCGACCTCAGAGGGTCAGTTATATCTAACACATGCTGAACTCACTAGAAAGTCAGAGTAAAGGGGAGCACTGATAGTATCTGGCACACACATACTAGTACTTGGCATATTGTGTAACCACagtatgaaaaaatataaagattACCTTTTTTTGCACATGAAT
Encoded here:
- the cd74a gene encoding CD74 molecule, major histocompatibility complex, class II invariant chain a isoform X2 gives rise to the protein MDHNQDDAPLAGSRAGSEEALVTHATPGGGSNSRALKVAGLTTLAVLLLASQVFTAYTVFNQKSEIHKLQKNSDNMRRDIARKVQVAPMQMHMPMSNLPLLTDFDSDDDSKTSETSLAQQDTATVDVEKEVKDLLQNSPLPHFNETFLANLQGLQKQMNESEWQSFETWMRYWLIFQMAQEKPPAPTPAVTMTKCQMEAAAIQGVKPGFFKPQCDEQGRYKPMQCWHSTGFCWCVDKNGNPIEGTSMRGRPQCTGQVPRRMMAAPRMMQLKSYSKDDEN
- the cd74a gene encoding CD74 molecule, major histocompatibility complex, class II invariant chain a isoform X1, giving the protein MDHNQDDAPLAGSRAGSEEALVTHATPGGGSNSRALKVAGLTTLAVLLLASQVFTAYTVFNQKSEIHKLQKNSDNMRRDIARKVQVAPMQMHMPMSNLPLLTDFDSDDDSKTSETSLAKQQDTATVDVEKEVKDLLQNSPLPHFNETFLANLQGLQKQMNESEWQSFETWMRYWLIFQMAQEKPPAPTPAVTMTKCQMEAAAIQGVKPGFFKPQCDEQGRYKPMQCWHSTGFCWCVDKNGNPIEGTSMRGRPQCTGQVPRRMMAAPRMMQLKSYSKDDEN